CCCCTCGGAGAGCGGGCTCGGCGACTGGTCCTTCTCGAATACGGGCAGCAGGTCGAACCCGGGCAGCGGCGGCAACGGAGGCGGCTTCTGCCAGATCGGCGACGGCACGGGGATTTCCTACGCCTACGCGCCCTCGCGCTTCCTCGGCAACTGGTTTCCGCTCATCGGCCTCGCCAGCATGACGATCGACCTGCGCCGGCTGAGCAGCAGCGGCGATCCGCTGGTTGTCTCCGAGTTCATTCGCCTCTCCGGGCCCGGCGGCACGGCGGTGGTGGCGATGCCGGCCGGAGACTTGCCGCCGGTCGGCCGCGTCTGGCGCAGCTACAGCTTTCCCCTGGAAGCGGCAAGCTGGACCGTCACCGCCGGCACCTGGGATGCACTGCTCGCCAACGTGACGGAGTGCCGCCTGCAACTGGAGTTCGCCGGTAGCACGGAGACCGTCGGCTTCGACAACTTCGGGCGCCTGGCGCCCGGCTGTGCGCCGCTGGACCTGCCGGTGGTCGTGCACGCGAGCGATGTCGAGCTCTGCGATCACTTCGGCTTTGCCGGCATCTCGACCGTGGCGCTGAATCCGGCCGACGGCCTGCTCTACGGCCTCGTGGACCTGGCCTCGAGTTCGGGCGGTGGTCTCTGGGCGCTGGCGGGCGACATCGCGGGCACGCGCCTCGCGGCCTTCGCTCAACCCACGGGGCTGCTCTTCGACGCGGCGGGCAACGCCTTCGTCAGCGAGGACTACGGCGGCGAGATCTTCCGCTTCGCACTGGACAGCGGCACCTCGCTCTGGGTCTCGGGCTTTCACAGCGGCGACGACGATCCTTGTGGCCTCTGCTTTGCGCCGGCCGGCTTCGACGGGCCGAACGTGGATCCGGGTGACATCCTGGTCACGGACTGCGGCAGCGGTGGAGCCGACGAGGTCTGGGCCTTCTCGGCCGCCGTGGCCGAGAACGAGCGCCAGGTGATGCCCCACACCGGCGACCGCGACTTCCGCGACATCACCGCCGGCGACACCGGCGAGGTCTATCTCGCGGGCACGATCGATCCCACGACCGTGAGCCTGCTTGCGCCAGACGGCGCGCGGACGACACTCTCGCTCGCGACCCCCATCGCGGGGATGATCGGCATCGCCTACGACGGGGTGATGGACGCGCTCTACGTGATCGCAACGGGCGACAGCAGCCTGCGCCGCATCGACCCGACGACCGGCGCCGTCACGCTCGTGGCCGACGGCTTCGCCGGCTTCAACAACTGCGGCATCGACATCGACAGCGCGGGCCGCCGGCTCTGGGTCGCGGACTACGGCGCGGGGCGGGTCTACGAGTTCTGCCTGGCCTCGGGCTCCGCGGCGGGCGATTTCGGGCCCGCGGCTGGCGCCAGCTTGCTGGCGGGCCTGAGTGCCTGGCCCAATCCCGCGCGGACGGCGGTCGGGGTGCGCTTCGCGCTGCGCGCCGAGACCGAGGCGCGCCTGGAGGTCTACGATCTCGCGGGTCGCCTCGTGCGGCGGCTGCTGGCGGATCGGCTGCCGGCCGGCGAGCGCTCGCTCAACTGGGACGGCCGCGACGCGGCCGGCCGCCGCGTCGCCAGCGGGCTCTACCTGCTGCGCCTGTCGGCGGGCGAGGAAGTGCGCAGCGCGCGGGTCGTGATCCTGCGCTAGAGCTGCCCCTAGCGCT
This bacterium DNA region includes the following protein-coding sequences:
- a CDS encoding T9SS type A sorting domain-containing protein; translated protein: PSESGLGDWSFSNTGSRSNPGSGGNGGGFCQIGDGTGISYAYAPSRFLGNWFPLIGLASMTIDLRRLSSSGDPLVVSEFIRLSGPGGTAVVAMPAGDLPPVGRVWRSYSFPLEAASWTVTAGTWDALLANVTECRLQLEFAGSTETVGFDNFGRLAPGCAPLDLPVVVHASDVELCDHFGFAGISTVALNPADGLLYGLVDLASSSGGGLWALAGDIAGTRLAAFAQPTGLLFDAAGNAFVSEDYGGEIFRFALDSGTSLWVSGFHSGDDDPCGLCFAPAGFDGPNVDPGDILVTDCGSGGADEVWAFSAAVAENERQVMPHTGDRDFRDITAGDTGEVYLAGTIDPTTVSLLAPDGARTTLSLATPIAGMIGIAYDGVMDALYVIATGDSSLRRIDPTTGAVTLVADGFAGFNNCGIDIDSAGRRLWVADYGAGRVYEFCLASGSAAGDFGPAAGASLLAGLSAWPNPARTAVGVRFALRAETEARLEVYDLAGRLVRRLLADRLPAGERSLNWDGRDAAGRRVASGLYLLRLSAGEEVRSARVVILR